TATCATTCACTGTTcaaaagaaaactgaaaaacttaAAAAGCAAATGCCTTACAAAATGGTCAGTTTGCTACGTACGAAACCAATCGGTATTTAGCTTAGAAAGATTGTTTATGATTATTGGATATCAGAGTTATCTtacaaaatacgaaatttaaTGAACAGCTTGTGGGGGGAGGGGTGAAAGGACAAAGAGGGTtgacaattgttttacttaaACTATTACAAAAAAAGAGCGCGGCTGAAACTTGAGAGCGAGTCCCAGATGCTGCCTACTTAATGTACTTGTCCATGAACTTCTTGTGGAAATCGGAGCGCAGGGCGTCATTGACGAAGTGCGTCTTCTTATCGGGCGCAGATCTGGCGCAATTCTTAAAGACCACATCATCGTCCCAGCGGCGCTTTATCTTTAGATCACCGCCCAGTCCAGAGGCACGTCCCGCTGCCGAGGCGGCGGTGCCGGGCTCATAGTTCATCAGTGGATTGCCGGACAGGATGTTCTCCATGCGTATGCGTTCGTCCTCCTGCTTCTTTTCCGACTCGCGACGCGCCGTCTCCTGCAGACGTTCCTGCTTGATCTTCTGCAGCTCGGCCAGCAGGGCGGCATCATCGTCATCGGAATCGCTGTCCGAATCGGAGCTATCGTTGTCCAGCGGCTCATCGGCGTCCATATTGGCGGCCTGCTGCTGAGCCGCCTGCTGCGCTTGCTGCTGCCCTGCGTCCGGCTTGGAACGCTTTGCGGCACTGCTGCCACCGCCGGCGTTGTTCGCCTCAATCGCCTTGCGTACAATGGAGGGCAGTGCCTTGCCCGACGACGACGAAGTGGCTCCCGTTCCGGAGCGCGCCTCACGTTCgcgctcctccagctccttgcGGAAGTCACGGTTGCGGTTCTCATCGCTGGTGCCCTGGCCAGTCTCCCTGCGCAAACACAAGTTCTCGTTAGACAAGGAAATTGTTATGTGGGCTACTATTAATCCTTACCTGTATTTCAGTTTCGTGTGGCCTGGCAAATCGCGACTGGAGTACTGCTTGCTCAGTGCACTCAGATCCTTTTCGCCGCGACCGGATCCTCCGCGGGCTGGATCGAAGGTCGGACGCGCTGCTGTGGTCATTTTCAACTAGCTAGTTATGCGTTTAATTGTTAAATTGatgaaaagtgaaatgaaTTTCCGAACTGCGTGCTTTGTTTGATGTATCAACAGTACCAATAATCGAGCCGTACCACGGTCACACTGACCGATAGGCCTTTCGATACACGCTTAGTGCGGACTTTAACCGTGATAAGGGCGGCTATTGCTGGGCATCACTGGAACATCAGCTGTGCGCACCAATGGGCAGCATTGTTACGGTAAACACGCGCGGAGCACCGCCGTTTTATccgacaaacaaaaaaacgctgaaaaacaaaacttttcgGCAACTTGAAGCGATTTTAAGTTTAGTTTAGCCAACCCCCTGCTATCCATCCCCCACCGACGGCCATGCTGGCCAATTTGCGCGCCTGCAGCGGCCACCTGTTGCATCACAGCCTCCGAAATGCAAGAATTCCACGACGAAGCTGGGCGAGCACGACTGCTGGCAAGGATCAGCCGGAGGAGGACAGCCTGACCATCGGCGATGTGAGCGTGCGGCTGCGCAAGCCCAAGGATCCGCAACTGGTGCCGCAGCAATACGGTGAGCAGGGGGATGCCGGGAAGTGGGAAGCCAAGATCTCTGGACAGTGCAAAGGTCAACATAAAGATCTTGGTGCCGCAGAATTAtttcatcattatcattatatCATGTCATTATATCATCTTTGAGTAGCAGACACATCAAGGATTAAAGAGACCACGGATCTAAAGCGAAGGAATGAATGTAAAACTCATGGTCATCGAGAAAAGACCACTATAATCTCAAGAAAATTCCTATGTGAAAACAAGCTACATGCTATATTTCATAATTGGCCAAATCGACAAATTATATGAGGCACAAGCTATCCGAACTCGAGACTTAATAAACTCTGTATTTGGAGGACCAaatgatttatgttttaaCACGAACCTTTCGTTCTTGTATCCATCCAATCCGATAGTGAAATACGCATCGGATGGCACCCTTCAGCTGTCGCAATCAGCACTGCACCACCTGCGCTGGATGCTGCAGAAGGATGCACTGCGTCAGGACATGTTTCTACTGGGGCAACCGGGTCCGCTGCGCCGCCAGCTGGCCATGCAGTTCCTGGAGCTGACGCAGCGCGAGGTGGAGTACGTGGCCCTCAGCAGAGACACCACCGAGAGCGATCTGAAGCAGCGACGTGAAATCAACGACAGGGCGGCCATCTTCCACGATCAGGGAGCCGTACGAGCGGCGCTCAATGGCCGAGTTCTTGTCCTCGATGGAGTGGAGCACGCGGAACGCAATGTCCTGCCCATACTAAACAATCTGCTGGAGAATCGCGAGATGCACCTGGAGAGCGGCAAGTTCCTGATGTCGCCGGAGCGTTACGATAAACTTCTAGAGGTATGTTAGCTGTTTCCTGTGTGCACGTTCCTAGTCCTCTGAAGCTTGCTAATCCTCATTCTCATTTGTTTTAGAAACACTCGCGGGAGCAGCTGGACGAATGGGGTCTGCTACGCGTATCGGAGCAATTCCGGGTGGTAGCCTTGGGTCTGCCCACCCACAAGTACAAGGGCACGCCACTGGATCCACCGCTGCGCTCCCGCTTCCAGTCCCGCAACGTGACCACATATTCGTACGGCGAGCTGTACGAGGAACTGCAGCAGGAGGCGCCTTCTGTGCCCGGCGAGCAGCTGAAGCAGTTGCTCACCTTCGCCTTGACCCTGCAGCAGGCGGATCCTGTGCTCCAACTGCCCGACTTTCCCATCCACAATCTAGCATTGGGTGTCAAGATGCTGGTAGGTGTACCCCTTCACATTTCCGTATAAAATACTTACTTTTCCTTCTGCTTCTTCAGGCGGCTAATCCCTCTCTGAGTCTGCACGACGTCATCAGTCGCATTTATCCATATCAAACCATGCTGAAGCCCGACCAGAAGAAGCGTGTCGAGGAGCTACTCAAGAAGCTGGATATTCAACTGGTGCCCAGCCCGAGCATCAAAAAAATCGAAGCACAGTCGCAGGAAAACTCCCTGATCCACATAAAACTGGACGAATTGCAGCTAAATTTGCCTGAAGGCCAGATTCCTACGGCTTCTACCTACTTTGTCGATCTACCGCATCAGAGGCAAGCTCTCGCCAGTCTACTGCAAGCGTATGCTGTCGGGGATGTGTGTCTCGTGGGCGAGAAGGGTGTGGGCAAGCTGACGCTGACCCAGGAGTTGCTCCGCCTCCTGCAGCAAACCTCAGAGCCCATGATGCTGTACGAGGACATGACCAGCAGGGATATCGTCCAGCAGCGTATCACAAGTCCCCAAGGAGACACCGTATGGAGGGACTCACCACTGGTGCGAGCTGCCAAATCGGGATCTGTGGCGGTTCTAAATGGACTGCATCGGCTACACAAGAGCACGGCCAGCGTTCTGCAGCGGTGAgttagaaatagaaatagcTTCATTAAAGTGATATATTCTATGAAAAATGTCCCATTTCAGGCTCATCCACGATCGggaactgcagctgtgtgATGGCACCACTCTTCTGGGCGCAAATCGCTACCAGGCACTGCTACAGCAGGGATTCTCCAAGGAAGAGCTAGGTAAACTTGGTTTTCTACCCATCCATGAGTCTTTCCGCGTGGTGGCCTTGGCGGAGCCACCGCGTCTGGGCGGCGGACAACCCAGCTGGCTGACACCCGAGCTGCTCAGCCTGTTTCTCTACCAAGAACTGCGTCCCTTGCGTCAGAGCGAAGAGGCGGAATTGCTGGCGCAGCTGTGTGGTGGAGATTTACCTGCTGGTATGGATCAACTGCTGAAACTGGCCCAACTGCTGAGATCTTCACAGGATCCGCTGCTCCAGGGACTGGCGGGCACCCTCTCCACTCGGCAACTACTCAAGCTGGCCCGCCGTTTGGCGGCCTATCCAGAGAGTGAGCTCAGCGATGTGCACGAAATGCTGCAGAACACTTTCCTGGCCAGATTTATGCCGGCCCTGTCGAGGGGTGCCTTGGAACAGGCCATCCAACAGGTGGGCATAAAGCCGCGAGAGATTAAgctgaaaagcaaaaaaaatcaaattgctGTGGAGGATAACTCGCTGCGGATCGGCTCCACCCGTTGGCCACTGGGCAATCCGACTCAGGCGCAGCTATCCAAGGTGCCGCACACCTTGTTCTACGAGATGCCGCAGCATGTCCAGCTGCTGGAGCGTCTGCTGCAGGACTACCTCATCGGCGAGCACCTCCTTCTGGTTGGCAATCAGGGAGTTGGCAAGAACAAGCTTGTAGATCGCCTTCTGGAACTAATGCAGCGTCCGCGCGAGTACATCCAGCTGCATCGGGACACCACGGTGCACAGTCTGACGCTCCAGGCGACTCTAAAGGATGGCCAGGTGTCGTACGAGGACAGCGCCCTGGTCCAAGCTGTACGAACTGGTCATGTTCTTGTGGTGGACGAGGCGGATAAGGCGCCAGTGAATGTCACCTGTATACTGCGAACTCTGGTGGAGAGTGGCGAGATGGTGCTGGCCGATGGCCGGAGGATTGTGCCACCGGGTGAAGGCGGTAGGGTGCCCAACTCGATTGAAACCCATCCCGATTTCCGGCTTATAGTCCTGGCCAATCGTCCGGGTTTCCCCTTCCTGGGCAACGACTTCTTTGCTGCGCTTGGTGATGTCTTCAGCTGCCACGCTATTAGCAATCCCGATCCGGAATCCGAGATCTTCCTACTGCAACAATATGGACCGAAGGTGCCCATCAAAACGCTACGCACCCTGGTTAATGCCTTTGGTGAACTGCGAACTCTAGCTGACGAGGGAATGCTCAACTATCCGTACTCCACCCGCGAAGTGGTGAGCATAGTGAAGCATCTGGAACGCTATCCGGAGGAGAACATGTCCGAGGTGGTGGGCAATGTGCTCGACTTCGATCGCTATCAACCGGAGGCACTGCAGCAGGTCACCCAAGTGCTGGCCAAGCACGGCATCGAATCCTACGCCGAGGAAGAGATCCAGGCCATAAGGAAGCAAAGGATCCTGCAGGCATCCGTGAATCGGCATAGTGGACTGGGCGTCTCCGGTCCAAAGTTCGGCAAGTTAGATCCCAAGAACGAACCGCATGTCGGTGGCAACACGTGGGCTGGTGGCAGTGGTGGTCGTGACACCGCCGGACTGGGCGGCAAGGGTGGCCCATTCCGACTGGACAAGGGCCACAAGGTCCATCAGCTGAGCGACGAGGAGAAGGCCGATGTGCCCGAGGAGATCAAGCGGGCAGCACGTGAAATGAATCGCAAGGCGTTCGAGGACAAGCTCAAAGAGATCAAGATGTCCGCCCACGACCACAAGCTGTATGCCCAGTTCAGCGAACCCAATCGCAAGCAGGTTCAGCAACTGAAGGCCGTCCTGgaggccatgcaaacgaagaGCAAGGAGCGCCAGTGGCAGAAGTACCAAACGCACGGCGATCTGGATGACACGCGCCTGGTGGAGGGCATCACCGGCGAGAAGAACATCTATAGGCGACGGGCGGAGGCCAATCCCTGGGCGGATCATGTCCAGGAGAAACCCAATAGGCTTAAGCTGGTCGTAGATGTATCAGGATCGATGTACAGGTAAGCGTGATGGCGATATCCTTGGAACACCCATTTAACCGCACATCTTTCAGGTTCAATGGTTACGATGGACGACTGGACCGTCAGCTGGAGGCCGTGGTCATGGTGATGGAAGCCTTTGAGGGCTTCGAGAAGAAGATCGTCTACGACATCATCGGCCACAGCGGCGAGGGTTGGGAGATTCCGTTCGTGACCGCGGGCAGTCCGCCCAAGAACGACAAGGAGCGTTTCGAGGCCATTCGCATGATGCACGCCCACTCGCAGTTCTGCTGGTCCGGTGACTCCACGGTGAAGGCGGCACGGGAGGCCTGCTCGACGCTGGGCGCAGAGCAGGACTACGACAATGCCATCGTTGTGGTCCTCAGCGATGCCAATCTGCAGCGCTATGGCATCGCACCCAAGGATCTGGCTATGGCGCTCAAACGGGGCGAGCCGAAGGTCAAGGGCTATGCCATCTTCATTGGCAGTCTGGCCGAGGAGGCGGATGAGTAAGTTTGATTTGTAAGCTTTCTATCTTTACTATCGCTATATCTAATCCTTTCCAGAATCAATGCGGAAATGCCGGCTGGTCAGAGCTTCGTGTGCATGGACCTCACCAAGCTACCTCACATCCTGCAGCAGATCTTCACCTCCTCGCTGCTTTAGTGCAATTTCTAGGATTAGGATTTATGTTGAACACTGTGTTGATAATTCCAATTATTGTTAAGCCTAAATTGAGTCTATAATAAATCTATATTTTTGTCTAGCACTTTCGGTTTTTGAAAGTAGTTGAGTGTAGAAGAAAACATCGATTgggttttgcatttttatttgtattgtttATTAATTGCCTTGCTGTTTATGCTTGCTATTTGATTACTTGTCatataatttacaaattacATAAGTattcaatacaaaaaaaaaaaaaaaaaacaatttcgaaCTCGAGGATTTCTCTGGCAGGGATTTCTCGCATTCTGACGGGGATTACGGggtatacaaaaaaataaacaattcgTGGTTttacattaattaaatttggtATAAAAATCTAAAACAATTTCATTCCCTTCTCATTCacattacattttacattacacttttgttttttaatgatttttcttcacttttttttttttgtttcgtttgtATATGCATTtctgtatttatattaaatattgttgCAAATTCATGAATTAATGTGTTAGCAAAAAACGCTTAAATATACGTGTGTATAATATATACTCTTGATCCGTTAAATAAGGTGTGCGAAATTCGTGACGGGAACAGCCTCGTATAACTCGTATAAGTTAGCCACCAAGATCCTTGCAACTGGAAGTGTTAATGTTcgataaaaaaataaaataaaaaaaaaaacggaagaAACTGCCTGCTCCAGACACTTATGTCGCGCACCTTACTGCATAGTCTATACAAGTTTTGATCCTTGCACAATTCTCATGATCTATGTGGCCAGGAAGAGGGTCGGATTCGGATTAGGGATTGATCGCCTTACACATGTATaattctctctctctcgttcGATCGATCGAGTGTcgtgtatatatatagctaACTTTCTTACAGATATTATCGCTTGAAATTTGCCACTTGCATTTTGCATATGCATTCAATGAGGAATAAAACAATCGAGCTGAAACATGCCATTGAATTGATCCaagaacacacacacttgGCGAACAACACACTTGAAAAACGAGGGCAACGGTGATCGGTAGTATAAAAGCTAAGTTCacttaaaaacataacaacaAAGTTGGGCCTATTAAAGGCAAGCAGGCGTACCCAACCACATATACGTAGTTGGTAGTCCGAACCGAAGAATTCTCATGCGTTATTACACTTATGTACAGGAAAATCAGAACTGATTTAAAGTGGACGACATTCAAGTTACACGCGCCGAAAGTCGCGATTCCAGATTAGGGCTCTCTTACGGATTCTAAGTAAATgaggaagaaaaaaaaaaaaacattaaatctCGCCTGGGAGTGTTTGACGACCCGGGGACAGTGCGTTTCGGTGCTGTAGGCGAAGAGATGTGAATGTGACAAATGCAAAATTTCGTTCGTTCTAATCGCGGTCCTGAGTACGAAACTAAGTGGATTGCTGAACCTGCAGAATGACTTCGAATGAAACCTTAGGTTGCTGAATGCGTATGATTGGGGATTAAAACAAGCACATACAGCCTCGAAACGCACTGTACCCGGGTCGACGACATAACCTTTCGCTTTTCACTGGACTGCGGAATGGGGAGGAGGGGGAGGTAGTTCTTACAAAACGGGCTTCTATTTACAGTTAATGATAGATTAGGAGTGTTGCTCCGTACAACCCGTTGCAAATACATACGACATCGTCCAGATCCTGGAGTTCATGGACCACCGGACACACTCGCTAAATTCGCCAACGCATTATATAATCTCTGGTTACTTAGCACAAATCGTTTCCTCCTCCGTCTCCCTCCACCTTCTACACCTATGTACACAAATGACAAAAGTTTCTCTGCACCTGGGCCCTGACGTAGCATATcctatatacaatatatggcataaatagatataaatttataaagaCTAATGttaaacacacacatgacagacacacagacagacagacagacagtcaggcacacgcacacaaacacgtACAAATTTTGGCGATTTTCATGTTGATTGCAAAAGGTTTCCATATATGTGTGTACTATATGTATAATAGATATAGCAGATCGGCAGGGCGAATACAGTGCGTGGCATTAGCTCGGTGAATTGCTCCGCAAATTGCTTTATTCGCCAATTACTATACCTGCACCCATGAAACGcactgtatctgtatccaCATGCTCGTGTTTAATTTATCTCATATTCTTATCTCCATCTTCACTCTAATTTCTCGTTATCGATCAATTTATATATAGAAAGCATTAAAcgtataaataatttctttcGATATCGGATCGTGTAAAACGTCTTCCAaagtgcattaaaaaaaatttaaatcataatAACAAAGCGTaaaaattacataataaaattACTTAAAGTTTAGCAATAGCTACAACAGCAGTGCAActtatatacacacacatctGGTGTAAATAGCTCTAGTTAGATAGATACACCCTTACATGCTCTCCACTCCAAATAATTTCGTAAAAAAAAGGTCACGAACTAGGGCTAGTTCCCTTAGTTCCCTAAAAGAAGGTTGAAAATTTGCGTttgttctggttctggttctggttctggttctgaaTCTGGTTGTGATTGTGGATGTTCTGGTGCGGACGttggtgatgatgatgctgctgctgttggtgatgatgatgatggtgctgATGACTATTGGTTCCCACTCCATTGCTTATCGGTTTGAGGGGCAAGACAGGAACACAGGCATAGGCAGCCGGCTCCAGTTGGGCATTGTAAAACTGCCCCTGCGGCTGTGGACCGGCGATGGCAGCTGGAGCAACGGCAGCGGTTGGAGCAGCGACTGCTGTCCCCGGAGCTTGGCTGGCGGGTGGCATCAGGAGCACAGGCACCACCACGGGTTATACGGAGATCTCGTAGTTCATGTCGTAGATGCTGGCTCTATCCGGAGTGCCCGAATTGGAGGCGTTGCTCTGCATTAGGTgaccaccgccaccgccgcccgCCTGTTGATTGTTTCCCACTGACCCGCTGCCGGGAATGCCACCGTTTTGCTGCTGTTCCAGTGACTGCATCTCCATGGAGTCGGCCATCTCCAGCGCTCGCACAAAGCTCATGGGTCGCGTTGGCGTCTGTTTCCGCTTGATCTGTGGCGAGGGCTGCGTCTGCAGATTGCCACCGCCCTGATTTCCCATAGGATTGGGCGGAAATACGGCCACTCCGCCGCGCAATGCCGGCTGATAGCCGCCGCCTCCAGTGGCGGGATTACTGGCTGTCACGCTAGCTAAACTGCCACTGCTGCCGGCTGCTCCAACCGCTCCGCCGCCTCCGTAGCGCAGTATATAGCTCTGGCCAGCTCCGGACACCTGTGGCATGGTGGTGGGACTCGTGGGATTGGAGCGATGATATGAGGCTGCTGCCGCAGCCGCcgcctgttgttgctgctgctgctgctgctgctggatggTGTAGTCCTGGAGTCGCGAGTGCGTCATAATCAGCGGATGTGCTCCTCCGCCCGCCGTCATGTACTGGGCATGCGGCATCACTCCGGCGGCGGCTCCGCTGCTGGACAGCGTGCCCGCACTGCTGCCAATCCCGCTGCTGACCACCTGTTgtgcctgctgctgttgctgctgctgctgtccgGCGTTGTTGGTGAATCCCGGCGACGTATCCTTCCACATGTAAACGCCGCGCTGCGGACTGCCGGCGAGCTCTCGTATATTATCCACCGTATTGTTGGATCGTGCGTAGGACAACTCTCCGCCGGcaacgcctcctccagcaccCTGGCGCACCAGTTCGCCCTCGGAGAGGAAGCGTCTCTGTGGGCTGCCACCGTACGCCGCCTGCGCTAAAGCGGCATGTTGCGGATGTGCCGCATGTACCGccgcctgttgctgctgctgctgctgctgctgcagagcTGTGAAGGTACAAGGGGAGATGCATAAGGATTTCAGTTGGCACTCTAAATAAAGCTACCACTCaccttgctgctgttgctggtgctgcatGAGGACACGCTGCTGCTGGAGaagcagctgttgctgctgctgttgaatGCTGGGCGCCTGCGGATGTTGCGGCGGCAGACCACTGGTGTATTCGTAATAggcagctgctgcagccgccgcagcctgctgttgctgttgctgctgctgcgccacCGCCTGTGCGTTCAGTCCGATGAAATCGGGTCGTCTTGGTTGAGTGGGCGTGCCCGGGTTAGATCTGTTGGGGATACAGGATTTTCAAAAATTAGTCAACGACTTGCTGAGTAGCTGGAAGCAATCTTAGTAGTAGTAAAGCATGCTGAGAGCGCGAGCACAAAAGCTGCTGCAGAGTTAACATCTGGATGTTAAaacttaacttctcggttaaCTGACGGTTAGAAAAACGATAGCGATCGATGAGCGAGGGACAGATATAAAGTGGTTGTCCTGATCCGATCTGATGTGAGTGTGAGATAATGGCCTTTAGAAGGGGTTAAAACAACAGCTTGGTGTTAGGTTCGTTTAGTAGCCAGAGGACAGTTAttggcacacaaaaaaaacgTTGGCAGACTTTTCCAGTTAACCCAATATGCTTTTTAAAGCCCAAAAATCCAATGGCATGTAAGTATTATTAACCACtactttaataaaaattaactaTATTGTACCAAAATTGTTCTTTTATTATGAAACCACCAGCACATGGCAAATGATAAGCGAGGTACCCTCGGCGGACTGGTGACTAGAATTATCGCATCACTTGATTGTGGCGTCCTCGAATGTCTGCATTGCCTCCGCCACCGGCCAGTCCCATGGTAATGGTGCCCAGGAGTCCACTGTTCGCCACCCGCTGGACAAACACAACCACTGTGCGCGGCACATCCGATCGCACCACCTGCACCACCAGGTGCAGCAGATTGACCACACAGTAGAGCAGACCGCACAGGAGGATCAGCGGCGCCATTACCAGTTTGGTCTGCACTGAGTACCGGGTGGTGTCCTCTAAGTCGAAGAACTCCCAGAGATTGGCGTTGCCCAGAAAGCGTTTTCGTAGCCCGATCGCCTGGTTCTTTAGCCAACTGAAGTACCAGCACAGGAAGAAGAGGGCGTGGGAGACCACGCAGCCGAGTACCAATCCGGCCAGAGTAATGTAGTCCATTTTGGAGGAAGCTCCGTCACCGGTGGAAGTTTGGACCAGTCCGCTTCCGTAGGCCTTAAGCAGCGTCTGGGCCAACATCCAGCTCTGCTGAGCGGTCAGGTCACACTGATCCGGTGAGGACATCCTCTCCTGCAATTCCATTGAATGCGGCCTGCGTCGATGCTTCTTCTCTCGTCTGAGGGCTTCTCTATCC
The DNA window shown above is from Drosophila melanogaster chromosome X and carries:
- the CG34450 gene encoding uncharacterized protein, coding for MDKAPGQDSNHRKSLNLLDKALPISVVTAPQLRSRRQFSFNGLRYEMNGLLPLPPPPATPQVQLSRLSAGGGGGGSQVKKQASGSSHSLNAKTIAETAGGDGGASRPDRKGVLPKHVTLGDRALLMNGGVRMPRSSELDFPKTKPTAKRSSSQFSIKAEKQDKKVERKDASGLIQDREALRREKKHRRRPHSMELQERMSSPDQCDLTAQQSWMLAQTLLKAYGSGLVQTSTGDGASSKMDYITLAGLVLGCVVSHALFFLCWYFSWLKNQAIGLRKRFLGNANLWEFFDLEDTTRYSVQTKLVMAPLILLCGLLYCVVNLLHLVVQVVRSDVPRTVVVFVQRVANSGLLGTITMGLAGGGGNADIRGRHNQVMR